A genome region from Anastrepha obliqua isolate idAnaObli1 chromosome 4, idAnaObli1_1.0, whole genome shotgun sequence includes the following:
- the LOC129246209 gene encoding uncharacterized protein LOC129246209 codes for MRSLNISERKKDYVAHRLRVKNAKSVVNSQPPSRVASRPQREMTFTEMLNSVRTAIQRSSNTRTFTNTPVSMAPSATGTTLTTASTTSPRRLAKSRIKLMKSDALSIGGREKSTMLLYDCNSCGSTGCCCTCGDAGDGRHTVESRVDIHEKFKRKMGSDKGSGDYNRNSCTNGSIYKGGGGFNGNTGCTAHTKETQLANDVEVVQPSSAEKRAAYQHARLSMPLRSFWHRITRKEWNNDTRVPQKPHRVAAEMSKSHRRRCTQPLTSTDAFHGNGSPSLKRTTNATQDVVIHCGIPQHVIKRYQDLTVSSDEPMLRRLLRPRVFFDLEVKGLRPLGRIVIQLFTEACPEVVLEFVRMCTAENSERMSFTRLFPPLWLEGELALTDNKTLTAPNIEHDTNVLDHGCGAGVLSFPSRYVRGSKRRFLSFSISFKPLQVLNGKRIAFGRVRRGFWILDTVQDYGTNSGKPQRDIIVTSCGMCK; via the coding sequence ATGCGTTCCTTGAACATCAGTGAGCGCAAGAAGGATTATGTGGCGCATCGGTTGCGCGTGAAAAATGCCAAGAGTGTGGTGAACAGCCAACCGCCGAGCCGTGTTGCAAGTCGACCACAACGTGAAATGACATTCACTGAGATGTTGAACTCGGTACGCACAGCCATTCAGCGCAGCAGTAATACGCGTACCTTCACCAATACACCAGTCTCGATGGCACCATCGGCCACCGGTACTACTTTGACCACTGCCTCAACCACATCACCACGCCGACTGGCCAAATCGCGCATAAAACTAATGAAAAGCGATGCGCTTTCGATTGGTGGCCGCGAGAAATCGACGATGCTGCTATACGACTGCAATTCATGTGGCTCTACTGGTTGCTGCTGCACATGTGGCGACGCTGGCGATGGGCGGCACACTGTGGAATCACGCGTTGATATACACGAGAAGTTCAAACGCAAGATGGGATCCGATAAAGGAAGCGGTGATTATAATAGGAATTCTTGCACAAATGGATCGATATATAAGGGTGGTGGGGGTTTCAATGGCAACACTGGCTGTACTGCTCATACCAAGGAAACGCAATTGGCGAACGATGTGGAAGTAGTGCAGCCATCGTCTGCCGAGAAACGCGCAGCTTACCAGCATGCACGCCTATCGATGCCTTTGCGCTCATTCTGGCATCGCATCACCCGCAAGGAGTGGAACAATGACACGCGTGTGCCACAAAAACCTCATCGTGTCGCCGCCGAAATGAGTAAGTCTCATCGTAGGCGCTGCACTCAGCCCTTGACATCAACGGACGCATTTCATGGCAATGGTAGTCCATCACTTAAGCGCACAACAAATGCAACCCAAGATGTGGTGATACATTGTGGCATTCCGCAGCATGTGATAAAACGTTATCAGGATCTAACTGTATCTAGCGATGAGCCAATGTTGCGTCGCCTGTTGCGTCCGCGCGTCTTCTTCGATCTTGAAGTGAAGGGCCTACGCCCGTTGGGTCGCATCGTTATACAGCTCTTTACGGAGGCCTGCCCGGAAGTGGTACTGGAATTTGTGCGCATGTGCACTGCGGAGAATAGTGAGCGAATGAGCTTTACGCGTCTCTTTCCGCCGCTGTGGTTGGAGGGCGAACTGGCGTTGACTGACAACAAAACACTGACGGCGCCCAACATCGAACACGACACGAATGTGTTGGATCATGGCTGCGGTGCGGGTGTGCTCTCGTTCCCTAGCCGCTATGTGCGTGGCAGTAAGCGCCGCTTTCTCAGCTTTTCCATTAGCTTCAAACCGCTGCAGGTGTTGAATGGCAAGCGTATCGCATTTGGACGTGTGAGACGTGGCTTTTGGATACTTGACACCGTGCAGGATTATGGCACCAATAGCGGCAAGCCACAGCGAGATATAATCGTAACGAGCTGTGGCATGTGTAAATAG